The Oryza sativa Japonica Group chromosome 11, ASM3414082v1 DNA window CTGCTCTTTTGCTTCAGAGACCCGGATCTGAGAAAaaagagatgaaaaaaaaatgttgtcttGCTACCTTTTTTAGTTTGTACGTAGGAGATCTGCAGGAAGTTCATAGGAAACAGTAATTTCCTACCAAATTGTAATGTTACTTAGCCAGTCCTACTCAGCAATGCAATCGGTTCACTCGAATGCTCGGACTTTTTACATTACATTAATCATGAATGTATATGTTGTAGAAGGATCAGGTTCATTTCAAAACTTCACCATCCATGCCCATTCGAACTCAAGAATTTTCTGATTCATGCGGAAAATCGAAAATGTACTGACTGTGTTGGGATTACCATACCCAGAAAAACAAAAGCAAAGtcctaaattaaaaaaaaaagttgaagggGAAAACATTGAAGTGTAAATAGGCCCATATGTGGGCCCAACATCGGCAAGCCCGAAAGCCCAATAGGGCCCATATTCAACAATCGcctctctctcttatcctcCCCGTTGGTTCCCTCCCCTCCGCAGAACGCCACCAAAAATGGAGGCCACCAGTAGTACTACACTAGCGCTCtcctcgccgcccaccgccgccgcccgccgctcgccggcgaaggcGATCGTCGCCTCCCACCACCTGCGCCACTCCTCCGTCCCCGCCCTTCACCTCCGCGCGGTCCCCGGCCCCTCCTTCCGCGCCCTCCCCTCACCCGGCTTCCCGGTCCCTCCCAACTGCTAGTTTCTTGGTTTCTTCAATTCTTCCGCCCCGGAGAAATTTCGCTTTTGCTGATTTGTCTTGGATGCGTTCagggatggaggaggaagaggggaagcgGGCTGGTTGTGCGGGCAGAGATGTTTGGGCAGCTCACGACCGGGCTGGAGTCCGCGTGGAACAAGCTGCGGGGAACAGGTgagtttctttttgtttttgacgCAATTTTTCTTCATGTAAGTTGTAAATTTGTTGTCAATGAGATGAATGAATCAAGGAGATGTCTTTATTGGTTCAAGATCAACTGACGAAGGACAACATCGCTGAACCAATGCGGGATATCAGAAGAGCACTTTTGGAGGCAGATGTATGTGGTGTCATTCTTTACATGGTTTTGTTACATTTTCTCGATCTAATTCACTACCTACTTTGCAGGTGAGTTTGCCGGTAGTGAGAAGTTTTATTGAGTCCGTTACTGAAAAAGCTGTAGGCACTGATGTGATTCGAGGTGTCAAGCCTGAGCAACAGCTGGTGAAGGTATACTAAACAATGACATTATGGCTCTGGATAGTTTTAGGCTTAATTTTCTTCATTTAAGTCTGTGTTAATCTACTAGATATTAGTGCATGTTGTGGTATAAGTTCAGCATGCATTGTTTTCACTTCAGAGAAACAAGAGTCAGATATATTACTGTGTAATTCTAGCACCGGTTGGACTAACGTAAAAAAAACGATGCAGGTTGTGAATGATGAACTTGTACAGTTGATGGGTGGGGAGGTATCAGATTTGGTGTTTGCAAAAACTGCCCCAACAGTTATCCTATTGGCGGGTCTACAAGGTGTTGGGAAAACTACTGTTTGTGCAAAGCTTGCCTATTATCTAAAGAAAATGGTGCCTTCCTTAGTCCTCTACTTTAAGCATACTCTAAGATTCCTAGACTATTGAATGCTTATAGACCAGTCTCAGGTTACAGGGGAAGAGTTGCATGCTGATTGCTGCGGATGTCTACAGGCCTGCTGCCATTGATCAACTCACTATTCTGGGGAAACAGGTATTCTGAAGACAACACTCTTTCCAGGGTAGTATTGTCTTGGAAACCTTTTCTAGCTACTAATTTTAACTCAAacacaaaaattcaaatttgccGCACTCTGCATATTTTACCTGTTTGAAGTTAAAATGACAGCTTCTTTTAAGTGTATTGCTGTGATGCGCTTTTTAATGAAATACATTTCAACTTTCATAGGTTGGGGTTCCAGTTTACTCTGAAGGAACTGAAGCTAAACCTTCACAAATTGCCAAGAATGGCATAAAGGAGGCAAAAAGCAAGAAAACTGACGTAATCATAGTGGATACTGCTGGAAGGCTGCAGGTCATTcttattttttctttaattttttccTCTTGTTTCAGCTATGATTCTAAAAGAACATGGATCTGTTTTTGCTAGTTTTTACCAGTTGACATCTCACATAAAAATATCTATAATGTCAGATCTTGATCATCTTGAACTTTAAAATATTAGTTATGCCTTATGTTCATGTATGTGATTAAATTGCAATAGTTTACACTTTACACTTCTATGTAGTTGCAAATTTTTGTTTTATCTTTGTTTCAAACTTAACATAGTACTTCCACTTGTAAAAGATCATCTGATTAGTCCTTCTATGGTTAGGTAGATAAAGCCATGATGAGTGAGTTGAAAGAGGTAAAAAGGGCAGTAAATCCTACAGAAGTTCTACTTGTGGTGGATGCCATGACTGGACAAGAAGCTGCATGTACGTAGCTACCACTCATTGTTCTTCCAGGGGTATAGGGATCTAGTAAATACTGTTCCCATATTATTTTTGCCTCACGTACAAGTTTTTGTTCCAAGTATCAATATCATGTTCATTTTATTGCTTGCTCCTCATGATAATCAAATATTGAACTCGTTATCATCTGCTATAGTTGCCCTACGACTTACCCGCATTTCTTTTCTGATATGGCCAGCATTGGTTAGCACCTTCAATGTTGAGATTGGTATTACTGGTGCTATACTGACAAAACTGGATGGTGATTCCAGAGGTGGAGCAGCACTAAGTATCAAAGAGGTCTGTTGAATGTGAAAAACAAATGTCCATCATTTTGTTTTTCCATCTAATTATTAGTTCAGAGTTCTTTATTTTCTCGAACAAGTTCAGAGTTCTTTGTGAAATAATAAAAACCAATTCTGTCCTGAACAATGTATTAATTCTGCTAAGAAGGCGCAACAATTACTGTTTCCGGTTCATTTTGTTGGATTCCACTTCCTAGATTCCTCGCTTactgaaaaaaaagtttggttGTGTGAGTTCAACTGGTCCTGACAAATTTGTTGTCTAATAAAAAATGTCCATAATAGGGTTATATGTTATTTGACTTTGTATCTGTGACTCTTCCAATTGTATCTTTACATGTTATTCTGGTACTTTTGTCACACCTACATTTCTCAGCAATTTTACTTTGTGTTCCCTTGGCTGGTAGCATATAATAAATATGAAGAAATGATGAATCTGTAGGTATCTGGAAAGCCCATCAAGTTTGTAgggcgaggagaacgcatgGAAGATCTTGAGCCTTTCTATCCTGATCGTATGGCACAACGAATCTTGGGAATGGGAGATGTACTTTCATTTGTTGAAAAGGCACAGGAAGTGGTAGGCAGGCTTCTGTGAAatattcctttctttttttactttaatTAAAGAACAATTTGATACTCATAGTGTGTAATCTACTGGTACAAGTAGATGCGTCAAGAAGATGCTGAGGAATTACAGAAGAAGATCCTGAGTGCAAAATTTAACTTCAATGACTTCTTGAAGCAAACACAAGCTATCGCACAAATGGGTTCATTTAGTCGTATAATTGGCATGATTCCAGGCATGAACAAGGTGCAAACATGAACTTGTTGAACTCATTGGCTCCTTTATCACTTTACTTTGGAACTAATCTTCACACTATGGTACACTGGCGCTTATGTTTCAGCTTCATACTTGATGTTATTAAGACCATAGCTTTTCCGTGTTTTGAATAGGTTACCCCTGCTCAAATTCGTGAAGCGGagaaaaaccttaaatttaTGGAGTCCATGATCAACGTAATGACCCCTGGTATGTATAGTCTACCAATGACAGGCATCTTGAAGATATCCTGTTGCTTGTTCCTCCCATTCTCTTGCAATATTAGTGTAGTGTTCCAAATGTAACTGATATTTTTGAAAATCTGAATCCATCATCTAATTAGTGTTTCAGCTTGGACTGTATCAAGCGATCCAGGCCTGCCACTGAAATAACACCTTG harbors:
- the LOC4349809 gene encoding signal recognition particle subunit SRP54, chloroplastic, with product MEATSSTTLALSSPPTAAARRSPAKAIVASHHLRHSSVPALHLRAVPGPSFRALPSPGFPGWRRKRGSGLVVRAEMFGQLTTGLESAWNKLRGTDQLTKDNIAEPMRDIRRALLEADVSLPVVRSFIESVTEKAVGTDVIRGVKPEQQLVKVVNDELVQLMGGEVSDLVFAKTAPTVILLAGLQGVGKTTVCAKLAYYLKKMGKSCMLIAADVYRPAAIDQLTILGKQVGVPVYSEGTEAKPSQIAKNGIKEAKSKKTDVIIVDTAGRLQVDKAMMSELKEVKRAVNPTEVLLVVDAMTGQEAASLVSTFNVEIGITGAILTKLDGDSRGGAALSIKEVSGKPIKFVGRGERMEDLEPFYPDRMAQRILGMGDVLSFVEKAQEVMRQEDAEELQKKILSAKFNFNDFLKQTQAIAQMGSFSRIIGMIPGMNKVTPAQIREAEKNLKFMESMINVMTPEERERPELLAESRERRIRVAKESGKNERQVSQLVAQLFRMRAQMQKMMGAMQGQDTPDMEGLMDSIKAEEQAAAGTGKRRRKYGNLRRRDLDAMRGFRRR